The following are from one region of the Streptomyces tuirus genome:
- a CDS encoding amino acid ABC transporter ATP-binding protein, whose product MTVMVKAEGVHKSFGPVEVLTGIDLEVKSGEVFCLIGPSGSGKSTFLRCINHLEKINAGRLWVDGELVGYRQKGDKLYELKDSEVAVKRRDIGMVFQRFNLFPHMTAVENVMEAPVQVKGVGKGKARERALELLDRVGLADKAGNYPSQLSGGQQQRVAIARALAMDPKLMLFDEPTSALDPELVGDVLDVMRDLAESGMTMIVVTHEMGFAREVGDSLVFMDGGVVVESGHPREVLTNPQHERTKSFLSKVL is encoded by the coding sequence ATGACCGTCATGGTCAAGGCCGAGGGCGTCCACAAGTCCTTCGGCCCCGTAGAAGTCCTCACGGGCATCGACCTGGAGGTGAAGTCCGGCGAGGTGTTCTGCCTCATCGGCCCCTCCGGCTCCGGCAAGTCGACCTTCCTGAGGTGCATCAACCACCTGGAGAAGATCAACGCCGGCCGGCTGTGGGTCGACGGCGAGCTGGTCGGCTACCGGCAGAAGGGCGACAAGCTCTACGAACTGAAGGACAGCGAGGTCGCGGTCAAGCGCCGGGACATCGGCATGGTCTTCCAGCGCTTCAACCTGTTCCCGCACATGACGGCCGTGGAGAACGTCATGGAGGCGCCGGTCCAGGTCAAGGGCGTGGGCAAGGGCAAGGCGCGGGAGCGTGCCCTGGAGTTGCTGGACCGGGTGGGCCTGGCCGACAAGGCGGGCAACTACCCCTCCCAGCTCTCCGGCGGTCAGCAGCAGCGCGTCGCCATCGCCCGGGCCCTCGCCATGGACCCGAAGCTGATGCTGTTCGACGAGCCGACCTCGGCGCTCGACCCGGAGCTGGTGGGTGACGTCCTGGACGTCATGCGCGACCTGGCCGAGTCCGGCATGACGATGATCGTCGTCACCCACGAGATGGGCTTCGCCCGCGAGGTGGGCGACAGCCTGGTCTTCATGGACGGCGGTGTGGTGGTCGAATCCGGTCACCCGCGCGAGGTGCTGACGAACCCGCAGCACGAGCGGACCAAGTCGTTCCTGTCCAAGGTGCTCTGA
- a CDS encoding amino acid ABC transporter permease: MTVDIDKTPADTPPAGPEAIKAIPVRHYGRYVSAVVAIALLVGVVYAFSQGKINWGAIPDYFFDDRILDGVGKTLLLTVLSMVIGIVGGVMLAVMRLSKNPVTSSIAWFYIWFFRGTPVLVQLIVWFNLGLVFEYINLGPFYKDEWSDFMTPFLTALLGLGLNEAAYMAEICRAGLLSVDEGQTEASHALGMSHSRTLRRIVIPQAMRVIVPPTGNEVINMLKTTSLVSVVQYPELLRAAQDIGQTSGAPAEMLFLAAAWYLLLTSIFSIGQYYLERYYARGSSRSLPATPFQKIKANLLSLSNRSASTGGTA, translated from the coding sequence GTGACTGTTGACATCGACAAGACGCCGGCTGACACGCCCCCGGCCGGACCGGAGGCCATCAAGGCCATCCCGGTCCGGCACTACGGGCGGTATGTCTCCGCCGTCGTCGCCATCGCCCTGCTGGTCGGGGTCGTCTACGCGTTCTCCCAGGGCAAGATCAACTGGGGTGCGATCCCGGACTACTTCTTCGACGACCGGATCCTGGACGGCGTGGGCAAAACGCTCCTGCTGACCGTGCTGTCCATGGTGATCGGCATCGTCGGCGGCGTCATGCTCGCCGTGATGCGCCTGTCGAAGAACCCGGTGACCTCGTCGATCGCGTGGTTCTACATCTGGTTCTTCCGCGGCACCCCGGTCCTGGTGCAGCTGATCGTCTGGTTCAACCTGGGCCTGGTCTTCGAGTACATCAACCTCGGGCCGTTCTACAAGGACGAGTGGTCGGACTTCATGACCCCGTTCCTGACGGCTCTGCTGGGTCTCGGCCTCAACGAGGCCGCCTACATGGCGGAGATCTGCCGGGCCGGTCTGCTCTCGGTCGACGAGGGCCAGACCGAGGCGTCGCACGCGCTGGGCATGAGCCACTCCAGGACGCTGCGCCGGATCGTCATCCCGCAGGCGATGCGCGTGATCGTGCCGCCGACGGGCAACGAGGTCATCAACATGCTGAAGACGACCTCGCTGGTCTCGGTCGTCCAGTATCCGGAGCTGCTGCGCGCGGCCCAGGACATCGGGCAGACCTCCGGCGCCCCCGCCGAGATGCTGTTCCTGGCGGCGGCCTGGTACCTGCTGCTGACCTCAATCTTCAGCATCGGCCAGTACTACCTGGAGCGGTACTACGCGCGTGGTTCGAGCCGGTCCCTGCCGGCCACGCCGTTCCAGAAGATCAAGGCGAACCTGCTGTCCCTGTCCAACCGCTCGGCGTCGACGGGAGGCACCGCATGA